A window of the Gossypium hirsutum isolate 1008001.06 chromosome A05, Gossypium_hirsutum_v2.1, whole genome shotgun sequence genome harbors these coding sequences:
- the LOC107958383 gene encoding 17.4 kDa class III heat shock protein, with the protein MSAVADTLTHWINFPENIEKLMFPSRTHESCDNENKGFSSIPADILDTPKEFIFYLDVPGLSKSDIQVTVEDENTLVIKSGGKRKREEFEEEGCKYIRLERKAPQKLMRKFRLPENANVAAITAKCENGVLTVVVEKLPPPPKPKTVEVAIA; encoded by the exons ATGAGCGCCGTGGCCGACACACTTACCCATTGGATTAATTTCCCAGAAAACATCGAGAAATTAATGTTCCCTTCACGGACTCACGAAAGCTGCGATAACGAGAACAAGGGATTCAGTAGCATACCGGCCGACATTTTGGACACTCCCAAGGAGTTCATTTTCTACTTAGATGTTCCAGGCTTGTCCAAGTCGGATATCCAG GTTACTGTTGAAGATGAGAATACATTGGTGATAAAAAGCGGTGGGAAGAGGAAACGAGAGGAGTTTGAAGAGGAAGGGTGTAAATATATAAGACTGGAGAGGAAGGCACCCCAGAAGCTGATGAGGAAGTTCCGGTTGCCGGAGAATGCCAATGTGGCAGCCATTACGGCTAAATGTGAAAATGGGGTTTTGACTGTGGTTGTCGAGAAGCTTCCCCCGCCACCAAAGCCTAAAACTGTTGAAGTTGCGATTGCTTAA
- the LOC107958382 gene encoding auxin-responsive protein SAUR78 produces MAKFGKLTKLKSAIKRWPSLTKLTRSSSAIAAATEPEGKSVPKGLHAVYVGKSRRRYLVGSEIMCHPLFQELIDRSSGGMDDDGDDDHDHYHYGDDDNDGGGHEVVVSCEVVLFEHLLWMLENDGAQLGSMEELVEFYTC; encoded by the coding sequence ATGGCGAAATTTGGGAAGCTAACGAAGCTCAAGTCTGCAATAAAGAGGTGGCCGTCTTTAACGAAGCTGACCCGTAGCAGCAGTGCCATAGCGGCTGCAACAGAACCCGAAGGGAAGTCGGTTCCAAAGGGACTTCATGCAGTTTACGTCGGCAAGTCGCGGCGGAGGTACCTGGTAGGTTCCGAAATCATGTGCCACCCGTTGTTCCAGGAACTGATTGATCGATCCTCTGGTGGTAtggatgatgatggtgatgatgatcaCGATCACTATCATTATggtgatgatgataatgatggTGGTGGCCATGAAGTTGTGGTTTCTTGTGAGGTTGTTTTGTTTGAACACTTGCTTTGGATGCTTGAGAACGATGGGGCTCAATTGGGGTCCATGGAAGAGCTGGTTGAGTTCTACACTTgctaa